CGTTGGAGGGGTTCAAGAGCAGCGCCCAGCTCACGGAAAAGAGAATGTGCGGAATCATCATGGGAATGATGGAGATGATCCGAAACATGAACTTGCAGGGAATGTCCGTGCGGTTGTTCAGATACGACAGAAACAGGGCCAGGACCGTGGCCAGGGTCGACGAGCCCAGAACGAAAACCACGGTGTTGAGGATGATTTCCGCCAAGGCGGGGTCGGTGTAGGCCTCGACGTATTTCTGCAGGGTGAAGGTTCCAAAAGCGGTCAGGCCTTCGGAAAAGCTGCCGATGACGAGCATGACCACGGGACAGACGGTCAAGACTCCCACAATGAAAATCAGGGAAAACGTCAGTTTCGATCGATTGGCGTCCATGATTTCCCCCTAAACCGCGACCAGCAGGCAGTGGGCGGGATCAAGGGTGAAGTGCAGCGTGTCCCCGACCTGGGTGCGGGTGTCGGCATCGACCTTGGCCAGCAGCAGTTCGCCACCGGCCCGTATCTCCATCTCAAAAGCTTCGCCGATGAAGACCAGGGTTTCGACCTTGCCCCGAACCACATTGGCTCCCGCCTCGCCGCTGCCCGGAGCCACGCGGATGAACTCCGGACGCAGGCACAGGGTCACCGACGCGCCCTCGGCCAAATCGCGCTTCTGGCAATTGATGACGCCAAGGGGGCTCTCGACCACGGTGGCGTTTTCGGTCTGCTTGACGACCTTGGCCGGGATCAGGTTCGCCCGGCCAATGAAGTCGGCCACGAAACGGTGATCCGCGTCGAAATAGATTTTCTGCGGAGAACCGATCTCGATGATCCGCCCCGAGCGCATGACCGCAATGGAATCGGACAGGGCCAGGGCCTCGATGCGGTCATGGGTCACGTACACCGCCGTGATGGACAGCTCGGTCAGAAAGGTCCGCAGCTCCTTGCGCGTCTCCTCGCGCAGCTTGGCGTCCAGATTGCTGAGCGGTTCGTCGAAAAGGATGACCTTGGGCTCGGCCACCAAGGCCCGGGCCAGGGCCACGCGCTGCTGCTGGCCTCCGGAAAGCTTGGTGGCCGGACGTTTCTCGAAGCCTTCCAATTGCACGAAATGCAGGGTCTTCTCGACTTTGCGGCGAATGACGTCCCGCGGCACGTTCCGGGTTTGCAACGGATAGGCGACGTTGTCGAAAACGTTCATGTGCGGCCAGATGGCGTAGGTCTGAAAAACCATGCCCAGGCCCCGCTCTTCCGTGGGCACGTAGATGCCCTTGTCCCTGGACCAGACCACCTCGTCGCCGATGCTGATCTCTCCGCAATCGGGCGATTCAAGGCCCACGATGCACCGAAGCAGCGTAGTCTTCCCGCACCCGCTCGGACCGAGCAGCGTGAAGATCTGATTGGCCGGGATGGTCAGGGTGACGTCATCCAGTGCCTTTATGGTCTTGCCTTCGGAAAAATAATGCTTGCTGACGCCTTGGATTTTGATCTCCATGGTGAGTTTCCATAAGCGCCTTCGCACCGGACCCGGCCGGGTACGAAAGGCGGTGAGGTTTAGGCTGATGGACTCTGCGCCCGGAAGAGGAGGCCGCCCGGACCGATGGTCCGGACGGCCTGCCGCTGATCACTGCACGTCGAAGATGACCTTGAACTGGTCGCCCCACTTCTGGATCTCCTCGTCGGAGAGATCGCGGATGGGCATGACCGTGGCCTTGTCCATGCCGTCAATGGGCGGATAGACACCGGGCGCGAGGACGTATTCGCCCACGTCCTTGGCCAGGACGCCCATGGCCTTTTCAGACAGCCAGTAGTCCACGAAAAGACGGGCGGCGTTGGGATGCGGGGCCTTGGAGGTCACGGCGATGGCGCGCGGAGTGCCGAGCAACGGCTGTTCCACCCGAGCCCAGTCCAGGGGGGCCGGAGCCTTGGTGATAATGTACTTGGGCATGGAGATGGCGATGAGCTTCTCGCCGCTCTCCACCGGAGCCGGCGTGGGGCCGAAAGAGGCCACGAACATGGGCTTGTTGGCTGCCAGCCCCTTGAGAAAGCTCATCCATTCCTCTTCGGACGCGAAAACGGTTTCCTTGAGGCCCACCAGCCAGGAGATTGTGGTGGCATGATTGGCGGGGTTGGCCATGACGATCTTGTCCTTCCACTTGGGATCGGCCAGATCCTCGTAACGTTTGGGAACGTCGGCCGCCTTGACCAGTTCTTTATTGTAGATGAGCCCCACATACTCGATGCCGAAAAGCTGAATGGTGTCGTCCTTCCTGGTCCAGTCCGCGTAACCCGCGGCGGCGGGTGAACTGTAGGAGGCGAGCACGCCCTTGGATTTAAGGATCTCCAGGACCGGAAGCGGCCCCTGCACCACGTCGGCCATGAGCTTGCCCGCCTCGAATTCCGTCAGGACCGTGGCGAGGAATTTCGAAGTGGAAATTCTGGTGTACGCGCCCTTGACCCCGGTGTCGGCCTCGAAAGCCTCCATGATCGGTTCCACCGCAGTGATGTTGGCATAAAAGGTCGCCGTGCCCTCGGCCTTGGCCTTGGCCGGGTCCAGTTCCGCCGCCTGGGCGGACAGAACCGGGCACAACAGAATCGCGATCACAACCACCAATCTTTTCATCGACACAACCTCCTTCGGACCCGACAGGCCCCAATGTTACGAAACTGTGACACAAGAATGACAATTATGCGCAAAAACTTAGCCCTGCGGCAGGGGGATGTCAACGCGACAAAATCAATACAAATGCTCGGACGACTGCTTGGTGCGCAACGCCGCAAAGACATGGAAAAAGGATGCGCTCCCGCTGCGCGCAAAACTGCGAAGGCCCCGCCCGGATTTCTCCGAACGGGGCCTTGATTCATGAAAACGACCAGGCCTAGCGGCCCACGCAGAAATAGGCGAACCCCTCCGCCGCCATGAGGGCCGGGGAGTAGAGGTTGCGGCCATCGAAGAGGATGGGGGCACCCAGGGCCTTCCTGATCCTGGCGAATTCGGGGTTGCGGAACTGGTTCCATTCCGTGACCACGGCCAGGGCTTCGGCGCCCTGAAGCGTCTCGTACTGGTCCTCGCAGATTTCCACCAGCGGGTTGTCCTGCAGAATGCGGCGGGCATTGGAGCCGGCCACGGGATCGAAAGCGCGAATCTTCATGCCCAGGTCCGTCAGGTGGCGGATCAGTTCCAGGGACGGAGCCTCGCGCATGTCATCGGTGTTGGCCTTGAAGGCCAGGCCCCACAAAGCCAGGGTCTTGCCCTTCACCCCGCCCTGCTCGGCGAAATAGGCCTCGATCTTGCGCGCTATGACGGTCTTCTGGCGGTCGTTGACCTCGTCCACGGCATTCAG
The Deltaproteobacteria bacterium HGW-Deltaproteobacteria-18 genome window above contains:
- a CDS encoding ABC transporter substrate-binding protein; this encodes MKRLVVVIAILLCPVLSAQAAELDPAKAKAEGTATFYANITAVEPIMEAFEADTGVKGAYTRISTSKFLATVLTEFEAGKLMADVVQGPLPVLEILKSKGVLASYSSPAAAGYADWTRKDDTIQLFGIEYVGLIYNKELVKAADVPKRYEDLADPKWKDKIVMANPANHATTISWLVGLKETVFASEEEWMSFLKGLAANKPMFVASFGPTPAPVESGEKLIAISMPKYIITKAPAPLDWARVEQPLLGTPRAIAVTSKAPHPNAARLFVDYWLSEKAMGVLAKDVGEYVLAPGVYPPIDGMDKATVMPIRDLSDEEIQKWGDQFKVIFDVQ
- a CDS encoding ABC transporter ATP-binding protein — its product is MEIKIQGVSKHYFSEGKTIKALDDVTLTIPANQIFTLLGPSGCGKTTLLRCIVGLESPDCGEISIGDEVVWSRDKGIYVPTEERGLGMVFQTYAIWPHMNVFDNVAYPLQTRNVPRDVIRRKVEKTLHFVQLEGFEKRPATKLSGGQQQRVALARALVAEPKVILFDEPLSNLDAKLREETRKELRTFLTELSITAVYVTHDRIEALALSDSIAVMRSGRIIEIGSPQKIYFDADHRFVADFIGRANLIPAKVVKQTENATVVESPLGVINCQKRDLAEGASVTLCLRPEFIRVAPGSGEAGANVVRGKVETLVFIGEAFEMEIRAGGELLLAKVDADTRTQVGDTLHFTLDPAHCLLVAV